The window GAAGGCCAGGATGATGTCCTCTTCCTCCTTCTTCAGCTGCTTTCCGTCCACTGCGACGACATCGCCTTCCATGACCTTGTCGCCCACGACGGCGGTCCTGCCGTTGATGGTGACCCTGCCTTCCTCGATCAGCCTGTCGGCGGCCCTGCGGGAGGCCACGCCGGCCTCGCTGATGTACTTGTTCAGACGGGTGCCTTCGGACACCTGATCAATCCTTTACGGTGGCCTCTGCCGACTGGATGCACTTGGTGAGGACGGAGTACGCGTTGATCATGTCGCTCTCACCGACTATGAAGATGGTGTCGGTGTGGCAGCTGACCGTCTCCTCGATGTTGATACCCGCATCGGAGAGGTTGGTGATCAGATATGCGATGACTCCGCTGGTGTCGACGATCTTCTCCGGGGACTTCACGGCGATCTCCACGAGGTTCTCCCTGATCTTGATGATGTTGAACCTTCCCACGGTGTCGGTGATCCTGTCCTTGAGCATGCGGTCGGCGATGATGGTGACCGCGGAGGCCGACTGTACGCACTGCATGATCGAGTTCTCGTTCCAGAGGTCCTTGAAGAGGTTGTCCATCTTGTGCAGGACGGACCAGTCATTCTTTGCGGTGACGATGCAGGTCTTCGTCCTCATCTCCAGTCTGCTGTCCTTGAGGATCCTCAGAATGTTCAGTTCGTGATCGGTCGTGACGTTGAGCTTGGACGCGTAACGGCGGCAGGCGATCATCACCGCCTCCTCGTTGTCGACATCGATATCCTTCATGATCATCCTCGCCAGGGAGGAGTAGTTGATCAATCCCTTGGCGACACAATCCTTCACGCTGGGATGTGCATCGATGTAGATCCTCGTCTTCTCCGCAAGACTCTCTTTCATCTCGCCTTTTGCCATAGACACTAGATGTCTTGCTTAGTATATTATGTCTATCTTTAGACATTTAAACGAGTAAAAGTCTCAGTATACCACCAACATATCCAAGAACAGACAAGTATTGGACGGATTATGGCCTTGTTTCTCCACCCATTCTTTTCCTGATGATCTCAATGGTCCTGGAGACATCACGCCCTATGGAGTACTCCTCCGTCATCTTCGTAACGATGACCTCTCCGCGCTGGCAATCCGGATCGTCAGTGACATCCTCCATCATTCCTTCAATATCCAGATAGTCCTGTTTGAGTGCCTCGAGGATCTCGGGGTCAGGCTTCCACAACCCCCTTCCCTCCAATTCAAGCAATCTGCGCTCGAGATCCTCCATAGCGAACTGGGTGTTCTCCTTTAGGAAGTCCCTGACCCTCTCGTCCATCACATACTTCCTGGTTATGCCATCGAATATCCTGTCGTCGACATCCTTAGAGGTTATCTGCCATCCGTACAATCTCTGGACGGCCCTCATCATTGCGGTCCCTCCGTCATAACCCTGCTCAATGTTGGACTCGATCCATTGCGGATTGAGGATCTTCGCGGTCGACAGACGGCTGATCTCATCGGACAGTGTGCGGACGGATGTATTCGAGGAATTTCTGGTGTCCCCATAATAAGATTTCACCTTTTTCCCGGTGAGGTACTCTGAGGCCATTGCCATTCCTCCCTGAGAGGTAAAGAACCCTCCGCTCAGGAGCAGATCCTTGTCATCCGAAACTATCTTGTTGAACGTGGCCGACACCTTTGACAGCTGATATCCAAACTGTCCGTGCATCTCCATACCGTTCTTTCCGACACCGTAAGCATATCCGTTGTTGTTCAGGAATAGCTCCGCAAGGTCCGAATCCTTCTCCCATGCTGACGCCATTATCGCGTAATAGAGACCAGACGACTGCCCGGGACCGATACCGAAGATACGTGAGGTTGCTTCGATTTGCGAAACTCCTGCTGATATGGATTCTGCCGTGTGCGAGTGTATATAATTCACATCATCTGGCTCATCTAACATCGCCACTTCGGAGATCATCCTGTCCACCAGATCGATACGGTCCTTGAAGACCGATACTATCGTTCCTGCGGGACGGATGAGGACATCAATGCGGGGATGCTTCAGCTCCCCCGCAGGGATTATCCTGAAATCGTTGATCTTGCCGTCCACCGACCAGATCGGTTCAGTACCGATCAGCGACATTACCTGTCCGATCATCTCACCGTCCGCGATTACAAGATCGTTGCTCATCCATGACAGGGCGAGCTCCTTCGGGTATTCGCCGTGCTCTTCGACGTATGATTCGAGCAGTCTGTCTGCCAGGTCACATCCGATAGCGTATGATGTCTTAGTAGGAAGGAGTTCGGGGTTGGCACTGTGAAGGTTGCGGCCTGTGGGGTAGATCGAGGTCTTTCCTCTGAATATGTTCCCCGCTGGCCCCGGCATGGTGTATTCTCCTGCCGAAGCTGACACCAGAGACTCCATCTCATGACATGCCTTCATCGAATCCGACAACTGCCTGCATGCGGATACAAAACCATCTAAAAATCCCCTGTCCAAATCAGGGAACTGTTCGCCGATACCATCTGGATCATCCAAGGATGAATCGATCAACTTACGGATGGTGTCACCTTCCATCTCCCTGTGCTCGTTTACCATCAGAAGATAGAGCGTATCCCTGATTTCCTCGTCACTCGGCACATCCCCGTAGACATGGGCATCAGTCTCGATAAACGTAGATACCACAGATTCGAGTTGACGCCTCACACGCCCCACATACTTGGAAAGCGGTTCATACTCCCCTTTGTCCAATACAAGGTCCGTCTTCTGGATGGCGGCGGTCAACTGCTTCGTGTACTCCCTTATATAAGCTGCGTCTTTGTTCTCCGGATCGAATGAACCGACGACATTGGACAGCTCCATCAATTCCGGAATCGGCTCCATGGATTCAACGCGCGACGGACAGTGGCTCAGTATCGTGGCATAACCCCTGCGTTTGGCTATCGTCGCATGGACGCCATCGCATGCGTCAAAGAGATAGAGGCTCACCATGTCGCCTATGCAGATGTCCGGATAACAGGTAGGGCCAAGCCCATTTATCTTACCAGGAAGATGCTCCATCGAACCGTGAGAACCCATGCCGAATACGATATCGGCATCGAGTATCCTGTTGAGGTAAAAATACGACGCCAGATAATGGTGGTTAGGAGGGCAGTTCGGATCCGTGAGAATCTTACAGTATTTCCCGCTGCATTCTCTTCCTACACATCCGCGTTTCGGCTGGACCATGATGGTCGCATTCCCAAGCTGTATCCCAGCGATGATTATGTCATCCTCATACAGCATACCCTCCCCCGGAGGCTCTCCCCACACACGGATCATATCCTCCTGCACGCTGTCATCCAGTGATTCGAAGAATCCTCTGTATTCGTCCTTTGACATCCTGTAAAGGACGCCTCCCTTGGATACCGTATCGCCTACGGAGGTCCATCTGAACTCCGGATATGCACGACGGTCGATGATCATCTGCCTCAGCTCATCACCGGATGACGGCACTATCACATCATACCCTTCATCCTTCAGACTCCTGAGCATCCTCGCCGCACTCTCCATGGCTGCCAGACCATGTGCCAGACCCAATGTGGCCTCTACGGTGGAGCAGGGCCCAATGTTCAGCATTATAACGGCCTTTTTTTCGGAATTCGGCTTATAGCGCAGCATGATGCGCCTGTGGATCCTTCCGGCCAGGCGATCGCATCTATCCTTTATGGGCATGTAGTCGGCCTGAGGGGAATAGTCTCCAACGACGGCAATCGGTATTGGTTCTATGAACCCCTTGATCTCTGGAATGGTTATCCTCGTCGGAGTCAGACCTCCAATGCTGCTGCACTCCTTCCATTCATCTTCGGTCATGTTGCGGAGTTCCATCGGGCAGAAGATCGGTATCCTCATCTTCTGGACCAATTCCTTCTCGCTCATGATGCTCATCGGACCATCCATGACATCGAACTGCATGTACGAGTTGGCAATGAAGCAATCCACCTTCGACACTCCTTCATCGGTGAGTAGCCTGTACAGGCATGTGGTCTGCCCCCAGGCATTCAGATTGGGATCGTCCTTCGGTTTTGACATGACGGATACCACGTTCATCCCAGCGTTCTCCAGCGCTTTGAACAGATACCCGCGCATCCCGTAGTTGTCGGAGACCCAGGCCTCCCTGGTTATCGGAAAGGCCACCGAGGGTTTGGAATCATCCCAACAGTAATCTTCCTTGTATGATTCCAGATTGTTGAAGACGATGCCGGGTTTGTTGAGATTGACCAGGCCATGCATCGGCACGATAACCGGTTCCCTGACAGGGATGTCCTTTGAACAGAGTCTGTTCAATATGAATTCCAATACCCTATCATAGTTCTCCTGACCGCTGTTCGATATGTATTCGTAGGTCTTGAGCGAGACGTCCTTGTCAACGTTGTTGAGGACCCAGATCCTGGGATCCTTCCCCACGGAGATGACCTTGCTGTCCGGTGAAAGGCTTAGGATACGGCTCATCTCCGCCATTTCGCCTATCAGCGGGAGCATAATCAAGATTATGTCGGGCTTGTCATTGTTTCTCAGGAATAATTCAACAACAGACAGCTGGGATCTTGCCAGATTAATGAAATGGAAATCTACATCGTCGAATCTGGAGACTGATGACTCCATCATTAGTATCTGATTGTTCGTGGCCAATGTCAGCATAGAGATGGTCATGATAGCCCTTCAAAATCACGATGAGTTATTGGATTATATATCCATCATCGTAACAGAATTGTGGATAGGGAACCACAAACTGAGCATAGTCTACCAGATACCAAAAATATTGAAAGGAAAGACCCCGGCTTCCCGGGGTTTATTGTTTCAGGCCTTGACAATGTCAGCCTTGATCAGGAAGATACCATCCACACCGGCCTTGAAGTCTTTGAGGTTCGGAATGAACTTATCAATCCAGTCCTGGACCAGCTTGGTAGCGTATCCTTCCTCGAACACTTCGGGATAGTACATCTCCACCTGGTATGCAACCCTTATGATATTGGGGACGTTGCTGTTGAAGATGAAATAATGTCCAGCTTTGTAGGCATCGGTATCCTTGAAGTAAACTCCATATTTGTCCCATATCTTCTGGACATCATCGCCAACGGTTGCGAAGGTGTAGTTGCAGGTGTGAGCAATGAAATCAGAGCTGTACTTCTCGGAGAGAATCCACTCGTCTCCGATCTCCGCTTTCTTGGAAGTGGGGAAATCGGCAAGGTTCTTTGCACCGGTACACTCTGAGGTAGCGAAAGCAGAGCCCTCGTAACCAGCTACGGAGTTGGTCATCGTTACTGCAAGTGTTGTAACCTTCTTGTCGATCTTGGCAATCTTATTCTGCATGTCCTTGTACACATTATCGGACCACTTCACGAAATCCTGTGAACTCTTCTCGTGACCACAGAGGTATCCGACGGTCAGTGCCCAATTGAGGGAATCCAGTCCACCTGCTGCATCGATCCTGACGACATCGATGTTCGCAGCCTCGAACTTCTTGTAATCCTTGAGATAGGCGGAATTGTAATCGACGACGACACAGTCGATTCCGAGATCGATACACCTGTCTAAATCTAGTGTGGTCATCGAAGAACTGATAACCTCTGCATTCTCGAGAAGATCTCCGAACATCGTAGAGTCGTATGATCCACCAGAGATCGCCTTGATCATGTCGGTGACTCCGATAGATTTCATGAGGGCGAGAGTGGTGTTAGGAAGTGCAGAAAGAGTTGTCTCGGGGTAGTGGGCACTCTTGACTTCCTTGTCATTGTTCATGTAATAGATGGTCATCTTCTCGCGGTTGATCATGCGCTTGACAAAGTCGATATCCTTGGAATCGACGGCCCCGTCCTGATTTGCGTCGGCGAACGGAGTGGTATCCATCTCTTTGTTTATGATTTTCTCAAGTGCTTTGATGTCCTCATTGTCTATGTAATCGTCATTGTTGGCGTTTCCATAGATCATAAGACGGCCAGTGTCATCATCAGATTTGTATTCGGAACCGCCACCGAGTGCGAAAAAGATTCCCACTCCGGCGACCGCTACAATCGCAATGGCGACGACGGCGATTACTTTTGTATCCATGATATCACATTGGATGATACATCCAAGGATTGATGGCCACTATTGTATTTTATGCTTACCAAGCGGACTTCCTCTGTTTTATCAACAAGAATAGGAATACAGGGCCACCGACACAAGCAGTAATCACACCCACTGGCAGACCTGTACCGATATTCCTCGCGAGAACATCAGAGCATATCAGCATCATCGCCCCGAAAGCAGCTGATGCAGGAATCAGGTAGCGATTGTCAGAACCAATGATGATACGCACCATATGCGGGGCGACCAATCCAACAAATCCTATCGTTCCGGTGAATGAAACCAGGAATGCCGTCACGATAGATGTGACTACAAGGATTATCAGCCTACACCTCTTAGGATTAACGCCCAATGAAACGGCACAGGAATCGCTGGTAATCATGACATTGATCTTCTTGGCAAATGTGGCGAACACGAATATTCCAAAGAAGGCTGCAAGGACCAAGAACCAGACATTATTCCAATTCGCCTTTCCCAGTGTACCCACGCTCCACATATAAACATCAGCCAGCGATTCATCCGAAGCAGTCAGCTTGATCAATGTTGTCATAGCGGTGAATACATACATCACAGCGATTCCAATCAGGATCATCATAGCAGGTGTAATCCTCCTCTTCAACGAAGAGAACAATATGATTACCAGAGAAGGGATTAAAGCGAACACGAATGCATCGACTATGATAGATGCCTGACCATATATCCCCGGGATTATGCATATGCCCAGAACCAGAGATATGGTTGCTCCCAATCCCGCACCTGCCGAAATCCCTGTAGTATATGGATCGGCAAGGGGATTCTTCAGTGTACTCTGCATCGCAGCACCGCACACTCCAAGTCCCGCACCCACTGCCATGGACGCGATCGCACGCGGAAATCTTAAGTCCCAGACAATGTGATCCTTCTTGATTCCAATGGGGGTATCTGGGATAATCCCACAGATATGGTCCCAAAGAATCTGGTATGATTCGAAGAAACCGACATCGTAATATCCAAAGGAAAGCTGAAGACCTACCACTAGGAATGCCACGACGATGCAGATAATTACGAACATCATCTTGCGTGACACAGATGCATGATATGTCGATTTGAAATCAGCGTTGCTCATCTCACCACACCCCCTTCTTGGACTTGAGGATCAGAATAAGGAACAATGGTCCGCCGATGAACGACATGATGACACCGACAGGCAACTCTCCGGGGTCTATCGCGGCCCTTGCGAGGAGATCGGCTGCAAGTAAGAACAAAGCACCGAATATGGCCGATGCGGGTATCACATACTTATTATCCGAACCGAGAATCGTACGGACAATGTGAGGCGATACCAGACCAAGGAATCCGACTATTCCGATGAACGACACTACAGCTGATGTCATTAGCGAAAGAACCACAAGGACGAGCAGACGATAGTTGTCCGCATTAAGACCGAGACTCTTTGCACTCTCATCGCCCAAGGTCAGTATGTTCAACTGTTTCGATGTGAATGTTAATATCACACTACCTACGGCCACTATTATGAACATCAGTGGGAAATCATCCCATGTCGTCCATTGGAGCGTACCGATCTGCCACAAGAACGCCTCCTGGATCTTTCCTGCTTCTGAGGAAATCAGGATAAGCGTGCTCATCGCATTGAACAGGTATGACATAGCAACTCCAGCCAAAATGATCGTGGCCGGCGAGGTCTTGGATATCCTTGATACAACAATCGTGACCGCGGTTGGGATCATCCCAAAGAGGAATGCGTTAGCAACAAGCCCGTAATTACCGGTAATAGACCCAGCTGTGATTCCCAATGCCAGTGCTATGGTCACACCGAGGACCGCTCCCGAGGAGATTCCCGTAGTATATGGGTCGGCCAATGGATTCTTCACAACACTCTGCATTGCAGCTCCGCCAATAGCCAGGCCTACTCCCGCCACTATAGCGATTGCTTCCCTAGGCAGACGATCTTCCCAAAGCAGATAGTCGTTAGTCCATTCAGGCGTACCTATTGGATAGGTTACCCCTATGATGTGATTCCATAACGTAGAGAATACAGTGAAGAAATCTATTTCGTGACTTCCAATGGTGAGAGCATAGCCAAATAGAACGATCAGGCTTATGGCACAGCCCAACATGAAGAGGACCTTGCGAAGAATATACCTGTGATACTCCTCTTTCATCTCCTCCCTGAAAGATCCCGGGACATCGACTCTGTTCTCAGCACTCATAAGATCCTTCTCTTGTTTAGCTCAAAACGATTTCTTCCGTCTCTCTGGTAGATGTAACTGGATCGGTCTGTTCCTTCTCGGAGATGGAATCCTTGAGTATCACATGTGGCGCCCCATCATCATCGATCACTTTAGAATCAACACCGTACACTATTCTGAGATTCTCGCTAGTGATAACCTCATTTGGAGTGCCTACATCGAACACACTGCCACCATGCATGAGGATTATCTCATCCGAATACTTCGCTGCGATGTTGATGTCGTGACAGATCATGATGACAAGGATGTCCTTCTCTCTGGACAGGCGTTTGAGCATCTTCGCCACCTCAAGCTGATGACGGACATCCAAATTGGATGTAGGCTCGTCCAGCAGCAGAATCTTGGGCTCCTGAGCGAGACCTCTAGCCAACATCACTTTCTGATGTTGTCCTGCAGATAGTTCATTGAATGAACGCATGGCCAAATCCAAGATGCCAAGCATTTCTAGAGTATCATAAACAATATCCAAATCAGAATCCAATGATCCTCTGTGACTATGAGGATGCCTTCCCATGAGCACTGTATCCACAACCGTCAATGGAAATGTATCGTTGGCTGAATACGGAACATATCCAACCATCTTCGACATCTCTTTGATTGTTATTTCCTTGACGTCTCTACCATCAATCATCACTGTCCCCGTATCAGGGGTCAGGATCTTGTTGATACAGTGTATCAGTGTAGATTTTCCCACTCCGTTTGGTCCGAGTATAGAAATGAACTTCGGTCCTTTCAATACAGCGGTGACATCTTTCAAAACTGGAGTACTGGAATACCCAAACTCGATACCGTCAATATTAATTATCAAAGGCTCACCCATTCTATTAGGATAAGATGGAGTAATCATCCAACTATTAAAAAAGTTGACATGTGAGCCCTAATTGGACAAAACTGAAAGTCTGTCTAACTTTTACTAGCATCAATACACAGGAGTGTGCATAGACATTTTGATCCGCTACACATATTCCTCCTGTCTTTGACACATCGGATAAAGTGTAGGGCTTTGTACATGCTAGGCGATGGAAAGAACAAATGCTCCTGTATGCTCATTGATGTCTCACAAACATAAAGCCAAACAAGTGTGGCATATCAGACCAAACGACAATAATCGAATACTGTCAGGAATGTGCTGCTTCCGGAAGCCCTCTTCAATTAATACAGTCTTTTCAATCATTTGATCAATAAGCTCGTTTTACGGCTAATTTTTGAATATTAATGTCCAATTTCCAATCTTTTAACAATATATTGGATGTATATGGATATAATATCCTACATTAAAAATTGTAGGATGATACATCCATCAATATATAGGAGTTCGACAATGAGTCAACGAGTTGTGATTATCATGGTTTCGACAAAAGTAATTGCAGTCGCTATCATCGCAATCGTCGCCGTTGCAGGTGTTGCAGCGCTCGTCCTCCTTGGAGGCCAGGGCGGCGGGAACAACAACAGCGTCGACACGGCCCTCGCCGTGTACGGTAACGCGAACAACGACAACACGATTGATCAGAAGGATATCGACATCATCAACGATATCATAGCAGAGAAGAAAGAGCTGAAGGACTATCCCTTCGCCGATGCCAACAACGACGCAAAGGTCAATGAGGCCGATGTCGATGTGGTAAAGGCCATAATGAACAAGTCCACCACCACCGTGCTCATTCAGTGTTTGGACCCCTCCGGAAATGCAACAGCTAAAGACGTCGCATACCCGCTCAAGAACTTCGCGGTCATTGGTACCAACATGGTCCCTGTGACCATCAATGCGGGAGCGGTTTCCTCATCCGTTGCATGGTATGAGGG of the methanogenic archaeon mixed culture ISO4-G1 genome contains:
- a CDS encoding iron ABC transporter permease protein — translated: MSAENRVDVPGSFREEMKEEYHRYILRKVLFMLGCAISLIVLFGYALTIGSHEIDFFTVFSTLWNHIIGVTYPIGTPEWTNDYLLWEDRLPREAIAIVAGVGLAIGGAAMQSVVKNPLADPYTTGISSGAVLGVTIALALGITAGSITGNYGLVANAFLFGMIPTAVTIVVSRISKTSPATIILAGVAMSYLFNAMSTLILISSEAGKIQEAFLWQIGTLQWTTWDDFPLMFIIVAVGSVILTFTSKQLNILTLGDESAKSLGLNADNYRLLVLVVLSLMTSAVVSFIGIVGFLGLVSPHIVRTILGSDNKYVIPASAIFGALFLLAADLLARAAIDPGELPVGVIMSFIGGPLFLILILKSKKGVW
- a CDS encoding iron ABC transporter permease protein — encoded protein: MSNADFKSTYHASVSRKMMFVIICIVVAFLVVGLQLSFGYYDVGFFESYQILWDHICGIIPDTPIGIKKDHIVWDLRFPRAIASMAVGAGLGVCGAAMQSTLKNPLADPYTTGISAGAGLGATISLVLGICIIPGIYGQASIIVDAFVFALIPSLVIILFSSLKRRITPAMMILIGIAVMYVFTAMTTLIKLTASDESLADVYMWSVGTLGKANWNNVWFLVLAAFFGIFVFATFAKKINVMITSDSCAVSLGVNPKRCRLIILVVTSIVTAFLVSFTGTIGFVGLVAPHMVRIIIGSDNRYLIPASAAFGAMMLICSDVLARNIGTGLPVGVITACVGGPVFLFLLIKQRKSAW
- a CDS encoding iron ABC transporter substrate-binding protein; the protein is MDTKVIAVVAIAIVAVAGVGIFFALGGGSEYKSDDDTGRLMIYGNANNDDYIDNEDIKALEKIINKEMDTTPFADANQDGAVDSKDIDFVKRMINREKMTIYYMNNDKEVKSAHYPETTLSALPNTTLALMKSIGVTDMIKAISGGSYDSTMFGDLLENAEVISSSMTTLDLDRCIDLGIDCVVVDYNSAYLKDYKKFEAANIDVVRIDAAGGLDSLNWALTVGYLCGHEKSSQDFVKWSDNVYKDMQNKIAKIDKKVTTLAVTMTNSVAGYEGSAFATSECTGAKNLADFPTSKKAEIGDEWILSEKYSSDFIAHTCNYTFATVGDDVQKIWDKYGVYFKDTDAYKAGHYFIFNSNVPNIIRVAYQVEMYYPEVFEEGYATKLVQDWIDKFIPNLKDFKAGVDGIFLIKADIVKA
- a CDS encoding ACT domain-containing protein, with the protein product MAKGEMKESLAEKTRIYIDAHPSVKDCVAKGLINYSSLARMIMKDIDVDNEEAVMIACRRYASKLNVTTDHELNILRILKDSRLEMRTKTCIVTAKNDWSVLHKMDNLFKDLWNENSIMQCVQSASAVTIIADRMLKDRITDTVGRFNIIKIRENLVEIAVKSPEKIVDTSGVIAYLITNLSDAGINIEETVSCHTDTIFIVGESDMINAYSVLTKCIQSAEATVKD
- a CDS encoding cobaltochelatase CobN; the encoded protein is MLTLATNNQILMMESSVSRFDDVDFHFINLARSQLSVVELFLRNNDKPDIILIMLPLIGEMAEMSRILSLSPDSKVISVGKDPRIWVLNNVDKDVSLKTYEYISNSGQENYDRVLEFILNRLCSKDIPVREPVIVPMHGLVNLNKPGIVFNNLESYKEDYCWDDSKPSVAFPITREAWVSDNYGMRGYLFKALENAGMNVVSVMSKPKDDPNLNAWGQTTCLYRLLTDEGVSKVDCFIANSYMQFDVMDGPMSIMSEKELVQKMRIPIFCPMELRNMTEDEWKECSSIGGLTPTRITIPEIKGFIEPIPIAVVGDYSPQADYMPIKDRCDRLAGRIHRRIMLRYKPNSEKKAVIMLNIGPCSTVEATLGLAHGLAAMESAARMLRSLKDEGYDVIVPSSGDELRQMIIDRRAYPEFRWTSVGDTVSKGGVLYRMSKDEYRGFFESLDDSVQEDMIRVWGEPPGEGMLYEDDIIIAGIQLGNATIMVQPKRGCVGRECSGKYCKILTDPNCPPNHHYLASYFYLNRILDADIVFGMGSHGSMEHLPGKINGLGPTCYPDICIGDMVSLYLFDACDGVHATIAKRRGYATILSHCPSRVESMEPIPELMELSNVVGSFDPENKDAAYIREYTKQLTAAIQKTDLVLDKGEYEPLSKYVGRVRRQLESVVSTFIETDAHVYGDVPSDEEIRDTLYLLMVNEHREMEGDTIRKLIDSSLDDPDGIGEQFPDLDRGFLDGFVSACRQLSDSMKACHEMESLVSASAGEYTMPGPAGNIFRGKTSIYPTGRNLHSANPELLPTKTSYAIGCDLADRLLESYVEEHGEYPKELALSWMSNDLVIADGEMIGQVMSLIGTEPIWSVDGKINDFRIIPAGELKHPRIDVLIRPAGTIVSVFKDRIDLVDRMISEVAMLDEPDDVNYIHSHTAESISAGVSQIEATSRIFGIGPGQSSGLYYAIMASAWEKDSDLAELFLNNNGYAYGVGKNGMEMHGQFGYQLSKVSATFNKIVSDDKDLLLSGGFFTSQGGMAMASEYLTGKKVKSYYGDTRNSSNTSVRTLSDEISRLSTAKILNPQWIESNIEQGYDGGTAMMRAVQRLYGWQITSKDVDDRIFDGITRKYVMDERVRDFLKENTQFAMEDLERRLLELEGRGLWKPDPEILEALKQDYLDIEGMMEDVTDDPDCQRGEVIVTKMTEEYSIGRDVSRTIEIIRKRMGGETRP
- a CDS encoding iron ABC transporter ATP-binding protein, translating into MGEPLIINIDGIEFGYSSTPVLKDVTAVLKGPKFISILGPNGVGKSTLIHCINKILTPDTGTVMIDGRDVKEITIKEMSKMVGYVPYSANDTFPLTVVDTVLMGRHPHSHRGSLDSDLDIVYDTLEMLGILDLAMRSFNELSAGQHQKVMLARGLAQEPKILLLDEPTSNLDVRHQLEVAKMLKRLSREKDILVIMICHDINIAAKYSDEIILMHGGSVFDVGTPNEVITSENLRIVYGVDSKVIDDDGAPHVILKDSISEKEQTDPVTSTRETEEIVLS